The following coding sequences lie in one Streptomyces venezuelae genomic window:
- the coxB gene encoding cytochrome c oxidase subunit II has protein sequence MSPNGSDRSSRRPMRRKLPQVLTAGLILATATGCTYKDFPRLGMPTPVTEEAPRILSLWQGSWAAALATGVLVWGLILWSVIFHRRSRTKVEVPSQTRYNMPIEALYTVVPLIIVSVLFYFTARDESKLLELDDKPAHTVNVVGYQWSWGFNYIEDVPGSDKGDAKTSKDLDAIPDRFRKDFPANAGGVYEVGTPGERNPQNGNPGPTLWLPKGEKVRFVLTSRDVIHSFWVVPFLMKQDVIPGHTNAFEVTPNKEGTFMGKCAELCGVDHSRMLFNVKVVSPERYKQHLEDLAKKNQTGYIPAGIEQTGHEKNRETNNL, from the coding sequence GTGAGTCCCAACGGCTCCGACCGCTCGTCGCGGCGCCCGATGCGGCGGAAGCTGCCGCAGGTGCTGACTGCGGGCCTGATCCTGGCGACCGCCACCGGTTGCACATACAAGGATTTCCCCCGCCTTGGAATGCCCACCCCGGTAACGGAAGAGGCTCCGCGGATTCTCTCCCTCTGGCAGGGCTCGTGGGCGGCAGCGCTCGCCACGGGCGTGCTGGTCTGGGGTCTGATCCTGTGGAGCGTCATCTTCCACCGGCGCAGCCGCACCAAGGTGGAAGTACCGTCGCAGACGCGTTACAACATGCCCATCGAGGCGCTCTACACGGTGGTTCCGCTCATCATCGTGTCGGTCCTCTTCTACTTCACGGCACGTGACGAGTCGAAGCTCCTCGAACTCGACGACAAGCCGGCCCACACGGTCAACGTGGTCGGCTATCAGTGGAGCTGGGGCTTCAACTACATCGAGGACGTGCCGGGTTCCGACAAGGGCGACGCCAAGACGTCCAAGGACCTGGACGCCATTCCGGACCGTTTCCGCAAGGACTTCCCGGCCAACGCCGGCGGTGTCTACGAAGTCGGCACGCCCGGCGAGCGGAACCCCCAGAACGGCAACCCCGGACCGACCCTCTGGCTCCCCAAGGGCGAGAAGGTTCGTTTCGTCCTGACTTCGCGTGACGTCATCCACTCCTTCTGGGTGGTGCCGTTCCTCATGAAGCAGGACGTCATCCCGGGCCACACCAACGCCTTCGAGGTGACTCCGAACAAGGAGGGCACCTTCATGGGCAAGTGCGCCGAGCTCTGCGGCGTCGACCACTCCCGGATGCTCTTCAACGTCAAGGTCGTCTCTCCCGAGCGCTACAAGCAGCACCTCGAGGACCTCGCGAAGAAGAACCAGACCGGTTACATCCCGGCCGGCATCGAGCAGACGGGCCACGAGAAGAACCGGGAGACGAACAACCTGTGA